From Echinicola soli, a single genomic window includes:
- a CDS encoding SRPBCC family protein → MGHHQLFSEQKIPATVEEVWDFISSPQNLKVITPDHMGFDITSKHLPEKMHPGMIISYKVSPILGIKMNWVTEITQVREKEFFVDEQRIGPYAMWHHQHHLEPIEGGVIMKDIVTYQPPFGPLGTIANVVFIRKQLASIFAYRFKAVEEKFGKFG, encoded by the coding sequence ATGGGACACCACCAGCTGTTTTCCGAGCAAAAAATTCCGGCCACTGTGGAAGAGGTATGGGATTTTATTTCTTCTCCACAAAACCTCAAAGTCATCACTCCCGATCATATGGGATTTGATATTACCTCCAAGCACCTGCCCGAAAAGATGCATCCGGGGATGATCATCAGCTATAAGGTAAGCCCAATACTGGGAATCAAAATGAACTGGGTGACAGAGATTACGCAAGTGAGGGAAAAGGAATTTTTTGTGGATGAGCAACGCATCGGGCCGTATGCGATGTGGCACCATCAGCACCATCTAGAGCCGATAGAAGGTGGGGTGATAATGAAAGACATCGTTACTTATCAGCCACCATTTGGCCCTTTGGGGACTATTGCCAATGTAGTTTTTATCCGAAAGCAACTGGCCTCCATTTTTGCCTACAGGTTTAAGGCCGTGGAGGAAAAATTCGGAAAGTTTGGATGA
- the mnmD gene encoding tRNA (5-methylaminomethyl-2-thiouridine)(34)-methyltransferase MnmD, whose amino-acid sequence MDRDIKLIETEDGSHSLYVPELNETYHSFHGAYRESIHVFFLYGLDYWFTHHPHQKPIRVFEVGFGTGLNAWLALVWAEQNKVPLLYHTIEPFPIGEDIYSKLNYKSIDEDISNYQGFFDQLHEAAWNKGDAITPYFNMKKDKTTLEDVQLYPTDVVFFDAFAPSKQPELWSKDLLQKVVDAMNPGGVLVTYCAKGQVKRDLAAVGLKVETLPGPPGKKEMVRGVKL is encoded by the coding sequence ATGGACAGAGACATCAAACTGATCGAAACGGAAGACGGATCCCACTCCCTCTATGTTCCTGAACTCAATGAGACGTATCACTCTTTTCATGGCGCATATCGGGAATCCATTCATGTATTTTTTCTTTATGGCTTGGATTATTGGTTTACCCACCACCCTCATCAAAAACCCATCCGGGTCTTTGAGGTAGGTTTTGGTACGGGGCTGAATGCCTGGCTGGCACTTGTTTGGGCCGAACAGAACAAGGTTCCACTACTTTACCACACCATTGAGCCCTTTCCTATTGGGGAAGATATATACTCCAAACTCAACTATAAAAGTATCGACGAGGATATAAGCAACTACCAAGGATTTTTCGACCAACTACACGAGGCGGCTTGGAATAAAGGTGATGCCATCACTCCATATTTCAACATGAAAAAGGACAAAACCACCTTAGAAGATGTACAGCTGTACCCTACAGATGTGGTGTTCTTTGATGCCTTTGCACCAAGCAAGCAGCCTGAGTTATGGTCCAAAGACCTCCTGCAAAAAGTAGTGGACGCAATGAACCCCGGAGGGGTATTGGTCACCTACTGCGCCAAAGGTCAAGTGAAAAGGGATCTTGCGGCAGTGGGACTGAAGGTAGAAACGCTTCCTGGCCCTCCAGGCAAAAAGGAAATGGTTCGCGGCGTTAAATTATAA
- the ispF gene encoding 2-C-methyl-D-erythritol 2,4-cyclodiphosphate synthase — MNKFRIGFGYDVHQLQEGYDFWLGGIKIEHSKGAVGHSDADVLIHVICDALLGAANLRDIGHHFSDQDPEYKGIDSKILLADVMKMIREKGYEIGNLDTTICLQLPKVNPHIDTMKTCLAEVMAIAEDDISIKATTTEKLGFVGRQEGVSAYCVALIYKNN; from the coding sequence ATGAATAAATTTAGAATTGGATTTGGTTATGATGTGCACCAGCTACAGGAAGGCTACGATTTTTGGCTGGGAGGGATTAAAATCGAACACAGCAAAGGAGCTGTAGGCCACTCTGATGCTGATGTCCTGATCCATGTAATCTGCGATGCCCTACTGGGGGCTGCCAATTTGAGGGACATTGGCCACCACTTCTCGGATCAGGACCCTGAATACAAAGGCATTGACAGTAAAATCCTATTGGCCGATGTAATGAAAATGATCCGTGAAAAAGGTTACGAAATCGGTAATCTGGACACCACCATCTGCCTCCAACTCCCAAAAGTAAACCCGCATATTGACACCATGAAGACCTGCCTGGCTGAAGTCATGGCCATCGCTGAGGATGATATCTCCATTAAGGCCACCACAACAGAGAAACTCGGTTTTGTGGGAAGACAGGAAGGGGTTTCTGCGTATTGTGTGGCACTTATCTATAAAAATAACTGA